In a genomic window of Bradyrhizobium ontarionense:
- a CDS encoding TonB-dependent receptor, protein MSNRTPSQRRRISPVISGLAPPALLAATLLGPVTDQAIAQSNPLLPTVTVDPPRPRTAKPRPRPTGQQETRAPAQRATGPAAEHNDTAPNAAVRTLPPQAGFDRALSSSDSASLVTDLPGGAAWGAGGVSSLPAVNGFGADRLQVAINSMLISPACPNEMNPPLSFVNPAMIAKMRAYLGIGPVSVGGDYIGSRIDVTTAPPAFAPGDGWIASTRVSSFFRSNGNAYGVDATATVANRDTSVTYSGGWVRARDYKAGDGSTVKSTLYETQNHAISISSRTFGNLFTFQLGGQFIPYQGYVNQYMDMVYNRGLFANGRYEGTFDWGMLEASAFVHQIRHTMGFIAPDKVASMPMDTKGLDGGYAIKATLPVSGQDLLRVGNELALNRLDDWWNPVAGSMMMGPNAFININGGRRDRVGTFVEWERHWDRQWTSIIGLRNDVVWMNTGNVAGYNAMMYGADAAAFNAVDHARTDVHLDGSALVRYEPNAISQYELGFARKTRSPNLYERYAWSTNAMAMNMIGWFGDGNGYVGDLDLKPEKAHTVSFTAGWHDAAQKLWDVKVTPYASYVQDYIDVDRCGTATCLASNPTNLTANTGFVYLRFANHDATLYGVNVEGRLTVWDDLTYGHGQIRGLVGYVRGRRTDGVDLYHMMPVNAKLALDHHLGGWTNSVELQLVGSKHMVSQVHNELTTPSYALVNLRTGYEWQHVRLDLGVDNLFNRTYDLPLGGADLVDTKVVSMMGSSAAYGYSVKGPGRSLNARLSVSF, encoded by the coding sequence ATGTCGAACCGCACACCAAGCCAACGACGGCGCATCTCACCCGTCATCTCCGGGCTGGCACCACCCGCCCTGCTCGCGGCAACCCTGCTCGGTCCCGTCACGGACCAAGCCATCGCCCAATCCAATCCGTTGCTGCCGACGGTGACCGTCGATCCACCGCGTCCCCGCACGGCCAAACCGAGGCCTCGGCCCACTGGACAGCAGGAGACCCGCGCTCCGGCACAACGCGCCACCGGACCCGCCGCCGAGCACAACGACACCGCTCCGAATGCCGCGGTCCGCACGCTGCCGCCACAGGCCGGCTTCGATCGCGCGCTCTCGTCGAGCGACTCGGCGAGCCTCGTCACCGATCTGCCGGGCGGTGCGGCCTGGGGCGCCGGCGGCGTCTCCAGCCTGCCCGCCGTCAACGGCTTCGGCGCCGACCGGCTGCAGGTCGCGATCAATTCGATGCTGATCTCCCCGGCCTGCCCGAACGAGATGAATCCACCGCTGTCCTTCGTCAATCCGGCGATGATCGCAAAGATGCGCGCCTATCTCGGCATCGGGCCGGTCTCGGTCGGCGGCGACTACATCGGCAGCCGCATCGACGTCACGACCGCGCCGCCGGCCTTTGCACCGGGCGATGGCTGGATCGCCAGCACGCGCGTCTCCAGCTTCTTCCGCAGCAACGGCAACGCCTATGGCGTCGATGCGACCGCCACCGTCGCCAATCGCGACACCAGCGTGACCTATAGCGGCGGCTGGGTGCGCGCCCGCGACTACAAGGCCGGCGACGGCTCGACCGTGAAGTCGACGTTGTACGAGACCCAGAACCACGCCATCAGCATCTCCAGCCGGACCTTCGGCAACCTCTTTACCTTCCAGCTCGGCGGCCAGTTCATCCCCTATCAGGGCTACGTGAACCAGTACATGGACATGGTCTACAACCGCGGCCTGTTCGCCAATGGCCGCTACGAAGGCACGTTCGACTGGGGCATGCTCGAAGCGTCCGCCTTCGTGCACCAGATCCGGCACACGATGGGCTTCATCGCCCCCGACAAGGTCGCGTCCATGCCGATGGACACCAAGGGCCTCGACGGCGGCTATGCGATCAAGGCGACGCTTCCGGTGTCGGGCCAGGATCTGCTGCGCGTCGGCAACGAGCTCGCGCTCAACCGGCTCGACGACTGGTGGAATCCGGTGGCGGGATCGATGATGATGGGCCCCAACGCCTTCATCAACATCAATGGCGGACGGCGCGACCGCGTCGGCACCTTCGTCGAATGGGAGCGGCACTGGGACCGGCAATGGACGTCGATCATCGGCCTGCGCAACGATGTGGTGTGGATGAACACCGGCAATGTCGCCGGCTACAATGCGATGATGTACGGTGCCGATGCCGCGGCGTTCAACGCCGTCGATCACGCGCGGACCGACGTGCATCTCGACGGCTCTGCGCTCGTCCGCTACGAGCCGAACGCGATCAGCCAGTATGAGCTCGGCTTCGCCCGCAAGACGCGCTCGCCGAACCTCTACGAGCGCTACGCCTGGTCGACCAATGCGATGGCGATGAACATGATCGGCTGGTTCGGCGACGGCAACGGCTATGTCGGCGACCTCGACCTGAAGCCGGAGAAGGCGCACACGGTCAGCTTCACGGCCGGCTGGCATGATGCCGCACAGAAGCTATGGGACGTGAAGGTGACGCCCTATGCGAGCTACGTGCAGGACTACATCGACGTCGACCGCTGCGGCACCGCGACCTGCCTCGCCAGCAATCCGACCAACCTGACCGCCAACACCGGCTTCGTCTATCTGCGCTTCGCCAACCATGACGCGACGCTATACGGAGTCAACGTCGAGGGTCGCCTGACGGTGTGGGACGATCTGACCTATGGCCACGGCCAGATCCGCGGCCTGGTCGGCTATGTCCGAGGCCGCCGCACCGACGGCGTCGACCTCTATCACATGATGCCGGTCAACGCGAAGCTCGCGCTCGACCATCACCTCGGCGGCTGGACCAACTCGGTCGAGCTTCAGCTCGTCGGATCGAAGCACATGGTCAGTCAGGTCCACAACGAGCTGACCACGCCGTCCTACGCGCTGGTCAACCTGCGGACCGGCTACGAATGGCAGCACGTGCGGCTCGATCTCGGCGTCGACAACCTGTTCAACCGGACCTATGACCTGCCGCTGGGCGGCGCCGATCTGGTCGACACCAAGGTGGTGTCGATGATGGGCTCGTCCGCCGCCTACGGCTATTCCGTCAAGGGCCCGGGCCGGTCGCTGAACGCGCGGCTGAGCGTCAGCTTCTGA
- a CDS encoding DUF2946 family protein — MAYVIALQLTLAVSLNALLPPGLAFGFGEICHAEAGVGSQDRQDALPGTPAAASAAHCPLCVTPGFALLAPPDAPAITLRRVLGIKFEPIAAPRIDVADIHFAHRARAPPVHA, encoded by the coding sequence ATGGCCTATGTCATCGCGCTGCAGCTCACGCTGGCGGTGAGCCTGAATGCGTTGCTGCCGCCGGGTCTTGCGTTCGGCTTCGGCGAGATCTGTCACGCAGAGGCGGGCGTGGGCTCCCAGGACCGCCAGGACGCGTTGCCAGGCACACCGGCAGCAGCATCTGCTGCTCATTGTCCGCTGTGCGTGACGCCCGGCTTCGCGTTGCTGGCGCCGCCCGATGCGCCCGCGATCACGCTCCGGCGCGTGCTCGGGATCAAGTTCGAACCGATCGCCGCGCCGCGCATCGATGTCGCCGATATCCATTTTGCGCACCGCGCCCGCGCGCCGCCCGTGCACGCCTGA
- a CDS encoding M23 family metallopeptidase: MSHRSGQYAEYPQHHAHDRGHALHQRRAPVSHPAPTAAASQSDYTLVHAGKQVRIGPIVFWIVVGTVSLLGLWSAATATYFAFRDDVLTRLIARQAEMQYAYEDRIAELRAKVDRAASRQLLDQEQFDQKLDQILKRQTALEGRATALGSMPDVTGSIRLPARAPAATEAPATPATPKPSPISDTVIFTAPPDREARLESRSPVMANAQPNQFAKLAGVDNVLTRLTRSLDQVEARQIAMLSSAEETMESKLRRMRGVITDLGLDMGQLEAAAPKGGMGGPFVPVKLGAESGPFERQLYRISITRAQVEKLNRTLSLVPYRKPVIGEVEFTSGFGVRSDPFLGRPAMHTGLDFRAATGDPVRVTANGKVVNAGWAGGYGRMVEVDHGNGLSTRYGHLSEINVKIGQQVKIGDIVGEVGSTGRSTGPHLHYETRIDGEAVDPQKFLRAGVRLSAG, from the coding sequence ATGTCGCATCGTTCCGGCCAGTACGCCGAATATCCCCAGCACCATGCTCATGACCGCGGGCACGCCTTGCATCAGAGGCGCGCTCCGGTCAGCCATCCGGCGCCCACTGCCGCGGCCTCGCAGAGCGACTACACGCTGGTGCATGCCGGCAAGCAGGTTCGCATCGGCCCGATCGTGTTCTGGATCGTGGTCGGCACGGTCTCCTTGCTTGGCCTGTGGTCGGCGGCGACCGCCACCTATTTCGCGTTCCGCGACGACGTCCTGACCCGGCTGATCGCGCGCCAGGCCGAGATGCAATACGCCTATGAGGACCGCATCGCCGAGCTGCGCGCCAAGGTCGACCGCGCCGCCAGCCGGCAGCTGCTCGACCAGGAGCAGTTCGATCAGAAGCTCGACCAGATCCTGAAGCGCCAGACAGCGCTCGAAGGCCGCGCCACCGCGCTCGGCAGCATGCCCGACGTCACCGGCTCGATTCGCCTGCCGGCACGCGCACCGGCCGCGACCGAAGCGCCGGCGACGCCGGCCACGCCAAAACCGTCGCCGATCAGCGACACCGTGATCTTCACCGCACCGCCCGACCGCGAGGCCCGGCTCGAATCGCGCAGCCCCGTCATGGCCAACGCGCAACCCAACCAGTTCGCCAAGCTCGCCGGCGTCGACAACGTGCTGACGCGGCTGACCCGCTCGCTCGACCAGGTCGAGGCGCGGCAGATCGCGATGCTGTCGTCAGCCGAAGAAACCATGGAATCGAAGCTGCGCCGCATGCGTGGCGTGATCACCGATCTCGGTCTCGACATGGGCCAGCTCGAAGCCGCGGCGCCCAAGGGCGGGATGGGCGGACCGTTCGTTCCGGTGAAGCTCGGCGCCGAGTCCGGGCCGTTCGAACGCCAGCTCTACCGCATCAGCATCACCCGCGCGCAGGTCGAGAAGCTGAACCGCACGCTGTCGCTCGTGCCTTATCGCAAACCCGTCATCGGCGAGGTCGAGTTCACCTCCGGCTTCGGCGTGCGCTCGGATCCGTTCCTCGGCCGCCCCGCGATGCATACCGGGCTCGACTTCCGCGCCGCGACCGGCGACCCCGTCCGCGTCACCGCCAATGGCAAGGTGGTGAACGCAGGTTGGGCCGGCGGCTATGGCCGTATGGTCGAGGTCGACCACGGCAACGGCCTCTCCACGCGCTACGGCCATCTCTCCGAGATCAACGTCAAGATCGGCCAGCAGGTGAAGATCGGCGACATCGTCGGCGAAGTCGGCTCGACCGGCCGCTCGACCGGTCCGCATCTGCACTACGAGACCCGCATCGATGGCGAAGCCGTCGACCCGCAGAAATTCCTGCGCGCCGGCGTGCGGCTGAGCGCGGGCTAG
- a CDS encoding peroxiredoxin — MSKESRKKSSNPSSYGVSVGNRPAIAAKKTTATKTSAKQATMAAKKTTAKTNAKISPKIRPKTSAKTGAAAAKSVTGKPKAVAPAKSATPATGGTGLAEGAKAPAFRLPRDGGGTVSLADHAGRKLVLFFYPKANTPGCTKEAIDFTRLSKDFAAAGTAVLGVSADTVKAQDSFRDKHGLAVPLISDETHEMLEAYGAWGEKSLYGRKFLGIIRSTVLIGADGRVAKIWRNVKVDGHADAVLAAARDL; from the coding sequence ATGTCAAAGGAATCACGAAAGAAATCCTCCAACCCGTCGTCGTACGGTGTGTCCGTCGGGAACCGGCCGGCTATCGCGGCCAAGAAGACGACCGCGACCAAGACATCGGCCAAACAGGCGACGATGGCCGCCAAGAAAACCACCGCCAAGACGAATGCCAAGATCAGCCCCAAGATCAGGCCCAAGACCAGCGCGAAGACTGGAGCCGCGGCTGCAAAGTCCGTGACCGGCAAGCCCAAAGCCGTCGCACCGGCCAAATCGGCCACGCCCGCCACCGGTGGAACCGGACTCGCCGAGGGCGCCAAGGCCCCCGCCTTCCGGCTGCCGCGCGACGGCGGCGGAACCGTTTCGCTGGCCGACCATGCCGGCCGGAAGCTCGTGCTGTTCTTCTATCCCAAGGCCAACACGCCCGGCTGCACCAAGGAGGCGATCGACTTCACCCGCCTGTCGAAGGATTTCGCCGCCGCCGGCACCGCGGTGCTCGGCGTCTCCGCGGATACGGTCAAGGCGCAGGACAGTTTCCGCGACAAGCACGGCCTCGCGGTGCCGCTGATCTCCGACGAGACGCACGAGATGCTGGAGGCCTACGGCGCCTGGGGCGAGAAATCGCTCTACGGCCGCAAATTCCTCGGCATCATCAGGAGCACCGTGCTGATCGGCGCTGATGGCCGGGTCGCCAAGATCTGGCGCAACGTCAAGGTCGACGGCCATGCCGACGCGGTGCTGGCGGCGGCCCGGGATCTCTAG
- a CDS encoding DUF3971 domain-containing protein: protein MARQTSPHRPHLQADTQGQQWDDADLDLADQHEDAAEHDEVAEQRARRLLERSDSGLRGTADGLRPRMSGRRWVKRVAMALTLLALILSVGFAGLWLRLGAGPISLDLATPWLAAAIEDNIGHGNTVEVGGTQIERAGRIHIAVRVRDVVVRDQDHAVVASAPKAEVRLSGVALMMGQLRAESLKLVDAELAIRITPDGTVTVSTGSSNKPLATGVASKRDAGLPPTFPRPGAAAAPAPAGAQGSSPQAAPAATAPAGTAVPVSAPNGLLAGLDWLDSLSLTGLDGQNLNEIGLKNGVLIVDDQQRGNKWTFENISLSLRRPSGGGVALSLGEEGAKPWLLRVQVGPQSNGVRTIEIKADKVSTSNILLALRLKDLTYMADLPLTGDVKGELGRDGLPTFLRGKINIGAGSIIDTDTPDYPMAIDSAELTMDWDAGRRVLVAPFKVVSGANRVTLIANLEPPNDGVNDWRLGLSGGTILLGAIEKDPPLIFNRISINMRFDTEGKRVLLTQAEVSNGEVGVAGTGSVDYAGEPRLKLGFAATPMPALALKRIWPALIVPEVRAWIIERIERASVQRIDVAVNSPTRNLPRKGPPIPDDGLDVNIVATNVTVHPVDGLPSVRDADMKVHVTGRTATVAIGQGVADTPAGRKLNFSDVVFEVPDMAPKPSPSRVRMRVDGQVAAAAEILSSDRLNDLSSMPIDPNQTKGTFQASVNLALPVKGELTKADTNYTVTADLNGFAADKLVMSQKLEANTLKIVANNSGYQVKGDVKINGQPATLDYRKPAEGDADIKMQAILDDASRARLGMDLGTAITGNVPLKLNGKIAGSSDRDSRIGVEADLTQLRLDNLLPGWVKNPGKAGKATFNVVAKQQSTRFEDINIEGGGVAIKGSLEVDQNGDLMNANFPTYSPSEGDKTQLKAERGPDGVLKLSMRGDVFDGRGFLKSAISGTNKDAEKNKARSNLDFDAEVKLGAVAGFNGEALRSVDAKLSRRGGAFKSFNLTGKVGRDTPVTADLRVGREAPSSDPRVRRQGREVIFLVTSDAGALLRFSDTYSKMAGGELELAMEPPTADPGPKEGLAVVRNFTVRGEQALDRAASGAVQGASQGIAFTMLRAEFTRQNGLLSFREGIVKGPTLGLTIEGSIDYNANQVRASGTIVPLYGLNNMFNQIPIVGLFLGGSNEGLFGVTYEVVGTPSQPVVRINPISAMLPGVTRKIMDFNTGKQPYPPAELPPNN, encoded by the coding sequence ATGGCAAGACAGACATCACCCCACCGGCCCCATCTGCAAGCGGACACCCAGGGCCAACAATGGGATGACGCCGACTTGGATTTGGCTGACCAGCATGAGGACGCTGCCGAGCACGACGAGGTCGCCGAACAGCGCGCCCGCCGTCTGCTGGAGCGCTCCGATTCCGGCTTGCGCGGAACGGCGGACGGCCTGCGTCCCCGCATGTCGGGCCGGCGCTGGGTGAAACGGGTCGCGATGGCGCTGACGTTGCTGGCGCTGATCCTGTCCGTCGGTTTCGCCGGCCTGTGGCTGCGGCTCGGCGCCGGGCCGATCAGTCTCGATCTGGCGACGCCGTGGCTTGCGGCCGCGATCGAGGACAATATCGGTCACGGCAACACGGTCGAGGTCGGCGGCACCCAGATCGAGCGTGCGGGCCGAATCCACATTGCGGTGCGGGTCCGCGATGTCGTCGTCCGCGATCAGGATCATGCGGTCGTCGCGAGCGCGCCGAAGGCCGAGGTGAGGCTGTCCGGCGTTGCACTGATGATGGGCCAGCTGCGGGCGGAGAGCCTCAAGCTGGTCGATGCCGAGCTCGCGATCCGGATCACGCCGGACGGCACCGTCACCGTCTCGACCGGTTCGAGCAACAAGCCGCTGGCCACCGGTGTGGCGTCCAAGCGCGACGCCGGCCTGCCGCCGACCTTTCCGCGTCCAGGTGCGGCCGCCGCACCGGCGCCCGCAGGGGCGCAAGGCAGCTCGCCGCAAGCCGCACCGGCCGCGACGGCCCCCGCCGGGACGGCCGTGCCGGTCAGCGCCCCGAACGGCCTGCTGGCCGGGCTCGATTGGCTCGACAGCCTCAGCCTGACCGGGCTCGACGGCCAGAACCTGAACGAGATCGGCCTGAAGAACGGTGTGCTGATCGTCGACGACCAGCAGCGCGGCAACAAATGGACCTTCGAGAACATCAGCCTCAGCCTGCGCCGGCCGTCCGGCGGCGGGGTCGCGCTGAGCCTCGGCGAGGAGGGCGCCAAGCCATGGCTGCTGCGGGTTCAGGTGGGACCGCAGTCGAACGGCGTGCGGACGATCGAGATCAAGGCCGACAAGGTCTCCACCAGCAACATCCTGCTCGCGCTGCGGCTGAAGGATCTGACCTACATGGCCGACCTGCCGCTCACCGGCGACGTCAAGGGTGAGCTCGGCCGCGATGGATTGCCGACCTTTCTGCGCGGCAAGATCAATATCGGGGCCGGCAGCATCATCGATACCGATACGCCCGATTATCCGATGGCGATCGACTCCGCCGAACTGACCATGGACTGGGATGCGGGCCGCCGCGTGCTGGTGGCGCCGTTCAAGGTCGTCTCCGGCGCCAACCGGGTCACGCTGATCGCCAACCTCGAGCCGCCGAACGACGGCGTCAACGATTGGCGGCTCGGTCTGAGCGGCGGCACCATCCTGCTCGGTGCGATCGAGAAGGACCCGCCGCTGATCTTCAACCGCATCTCGATCAACATGCGCTTCGACACCGAAGGCAAGCGCGTGCTGCTGACGCAGGCCGAGGTGTCGAACGGCGAGGTCGGCGTGGCCGGGACCGGCAGCGTCGACTATGCCGGCGAGCCGCGGCTGAAGCTCGGCTTCGCCGCGACGCCGATGCCCGCGCTCGCCCTGAAGCGGATATGGCCGGCGCTGATCGTTCCGGAGGTGCGGGCCTGGATCATCGAGCGCATCGAGCGCGCCTCGGTGCAGCGTATCGACGTCGCCGTCAATTCGCCGACGCGCAACCTGCCGCGCAAGGGGCCGCCAATTCCCGACGACGGGCTCGACGTCAACATCGTGGCGACCAATGTCACCGTGCATCCGGTCGACGGCCTGCCGTCGGTGCGCGACGCTGACATGAAGGTGCATGTGACCGGACGCACCGCGACGGTCGCGATCGGCCAGGGCGTCGCCGACACCCCGGCCGGGCGCAAGCTCAACTTCTCCGACGTCGTGTTCGAGGTGCCCGACATGGCGCCGAAGCCGTCACCGTCGCGCGTGCGCATGCGCGTGGACGGCCAGGTCGCGGCCGCCGCCGAGATCCTCTCGTCCGACCGGCTCAACGATCTGTCGTCGATGCCGATCGACCCCAACCAGACCAAGGGAACGTTCCAGGCCAGCGTCAATCTCGCGCTGCCGGTCAAGGGCGAGCTGACCAAGGCCGATACCAACTACACGGTGACGGCTGACCTCAATGGCTTTGCCGCCGACAAGCTGGTGATGAGCCAGAAGCTCGAGGCCAATACGCTCAAGATCGTGGCCAACAATTCCGGCTACCAGGTGAAGGGCGACGTCAAGATCAACGGCCAGCCCGCGACGCTCGACTATCGCAAGCCGGCCGAGGGCGACGCCGACATCAAGATGCAGGCGATCCTCGACGACGCCAGCCGGGCACGGCTCGGCATGGATCTCGGCACCGCCATCACCGGCAACGTCCCGCTCAAGCTCAACGGCAAGATCGCCGGCTCCAGCGATCGCGACAGCCGGATCGGTGTGGAGGCTGATCTGACCCAGCTCCGTCTCGACAATCTGCTGCCGGGCTGGGTCAAGAATCCGGGCAAGGCGGGGAAGGCGACCTTCAACGTCGTCGCGAAGCAGCAATCGACGCGGTTCGAGGACATCAACATCGAGGGCGGCGGCGTCGCCATCAAGGGCTCGCTCGAGGTCGACCAGAACGGCGACCTGATGAATGCGAACTTCCCGACCTATTCGCCGTCCGAAGGCGACAAGACGCAGCTGAAGGCCGAGCGCGGCCCGGACGGCGTGTTGAAGCTGTCGATGCGGGGCGACGTGTTCGACGGGCGCGGCTTCCTCAAGTCGGCGATATCAGGCACCAACAAGGACGCCGAAAAGAACAAGGCGCGATCGAACCTCGACTTCGACGCCGAGGTCAAGCTCGGCGCCGTCGCCGGGTTCAACGGCGAGGCGCTGCGCAGCGTCGACGCCAAGCTCTCCAGGCGCGGCGGCGCCTTCAAGAGCTTCAATCTCACCGGCAAGGTCGGCCGCGATACGCCCGTCACGGCCGACCTTCGCGTCGGACGCGAGGCGCCGAGCTCCGATCCGCGCGTGCGCCGTCAGGGACGCGAGGTGATCTTTCTCGTGACCAGCGACGCCGGTGCGCTGTTGCGCTTCTCCGATACCTATTCGAAGATGGCCGGCGGCGAGCTGGAGCTCGCGATGGAGCCGCCGACGGCCGATCCGGGTCCCAAAGAGGGGCTTGCGGTCGTTCGCAACTTCACGGTCAGGGGCGAGCAGGCGCTGGACCGCGCCGCCTCGGGCGCCGTGCAGGGCGCTTCGCAAGGCATCGCCTTTACCATGCTGCGCGCGGAGTTCACGCGGCAGAACGGGCTGCTCTCGTTCAGGGAAGGCATTGTCAAGGGACCGACGCTCGGCCTCACCATCGAGGGCAGCATCGACTACAACGCGAACCAGGTCCGGGCCTCGGGCACGATCGTGCCGCTGTACGGGCTGAACAACATGTTCAACCAGATTCCGATCGTCGGCCTGTTCCTCGGCGGCAGCAATGAGGGCCTGTTCGGCGTGACCTATGAGGTGGTCGGCACGCCGAGCCAGCCGGTGGTGCGCATCAATCCGATCTCGGCGATGCTGCCGGGCGTGACGCGCAAGATCATGGATTTCAACACCGGCAAGCAGCCCTATCCGCCGGCGGAGCTGCCGCCGAACAATTGA